In Flavobacterium endoglycinae, one DNA window encodes the following:
- a CDS encoding FtsB family cell division protein: MKFKNPYKDKKWFKYLGNKYVWVLLFFIIWMLFLDNYSYFDHRFLDQQINELQDNKKYYQEEIKKDQEQIKQLKNPEQIEKYAREKYFMKKDSEDIYIIHFEGDTIQKEE; the protein is encoded by the coding sequence ATGAAATTTAAAAATCCTTATAAAGATAAAAAATGGTTTAAATACCTGGGAAACAAATACGTTTGGGTTTTACTGTTCTTTATAATCTGGATGTTATTTTTAGACAATTACTCCTATTTTGATCATCGTTTTTTAGACCAGCAGATTAATGAACTCCAAGACAATAAAAAATATTATCAGGAAGAAATCAAAAAAGATCAGGAACAGATTAAACAACTTAAAAATCCTGAACAAATAGAGAAATATGCTCGCGAAAAGTACTTCATGAAAAAAGACAGCGAAGATATTTACATCATACACTTTGAGGGAGATACTATTCAAAAAGAAGAATAA
- the udk gene encoding uridine kinase codes for MLIIGIAGGTGSGKTTVVHQIMNELPDTEVGVISQDSYYKETTNLSFDERALINFDHPRAIDFELLVKHLKALKAGETIDQPVYSFIQHNRTDDTVSTHPRKVMIVEGILILTNPELRDMFDIKIFVHADSDERLIRRLKRDISERGRDIDEVLNRYQNTLKPMHEQFIEPSKAFADIIIPNDKYNTVAIDVVRAVINQRIL; via the coding sequence ATGCTCATTATAGGAATCGCAGGAGGAACAGGAAGTGGAAAAACAACGGTAGTACACCAAATTATGAATGAATTACCAGATACAGAAGTGGGCGTAATTTCTCAGGATTCTTATTATAAAGAAACTACCAATTTATCTTTCGACGAAAGAGCATTAATTAACTTTGATCATCCTCGTGCTATTGACTTTGAATTACTGGTAAAACACTTAAAAGCTTTAAAAGCCGGAGAAACTATTGATCAGCCGGTTTATTCTTTTATTCAGCACAACAGAACGGACGATACGGTATCAACTCACCCAAGAAAAGTAATGATTGTGGAAGGTATTTTAATTCTGACCAATCCGGAATTACGTGATATGTTTGACATTAAAATTTTCGTTCATGCTGATTCTGATGAAAGATTAATTCGTCGTTTAAAAAGGGATATTTCTGAAAGAGGAAGAGATATTGACGAAGTTTTAAACCGTTATCAAAACACCTTAAAACCTATGCATGAGCAGTTTATCGAACCTTCTAAAGCTTTTGCTGATATTATTATTCCAAACGACAAATACAATACGGTAGCGATTGATGTAGTTCGTGCTGTAATTAATCAAAGAATTTTATAA
- a CDS encoding SDR family oxidoreductase, translated as MSYTDKMLRDDALKGKVIVVTGGGSGLGKAMTKYFLELGAQVAITSRDLEKLKNTASELEKETGGKCLPLQCDVRHYEEVENMLQETLKAFGKVDVLLNNAAGNFISPTERLSANAFDTVIDIVLKGTKNCTLAFGKHWIDTKQTSATILNIVTTYAWTGSAYVVPSATAKAGVLAMTRSLAVEWAKYGIRSNAIAPGPFPTKGAWDRLLPGDLSEKFDMAKKVPLKRVGDHQELANLAAYLVSDFSAYVNGDVITIDGGEWLKGAGQFNLLEAIPEELWDQLEMMIKAKKNK; from the coding sequence ATGAGCTATACAGATAAGATGTTACGAGACGACGCTTTGAAAGGTAAAGTCATTGTAGTTACCGGCGGCGGAAGCGGTCTTGGAAAAGCAATGACAAAATATTTTTTAGAATTAGGTGCTCAGGTTGCCATTACTTCCCGAGACTTAGAAAAACTAAAAAATACTGCTTCAGAGCTTGAAAAAGAAACAGGAGGCAAATGTTTACCTCTTCAATGTGATGTTCGTCATTACGAAGAAGTTGAAAACATGCTGCAGGAAACTTTAAAAGCTTTCGGAAAAGTAGATGTTCTTTTAAACAATGCGGCTGGAAATTTTATTTCACCAACAGAACGTTTATCTGCAAACGCTTTTGATACTGTTATTGATATCGTATTAAAAGGTACCAAAAACTGCACGCTCGCTTTTGGAAAACATTGGATTGACACCAAACAAACATCGGCAACGATTTTAAATATAGTTACTACTTACGCATGGACAGGTTCTGCGTATGTTGTACCAAGTGCTACAGCAAAAGCGGGAGTTTTGGCTATGACCAGAAGTCTTGCGGTAGAATGGGCAAAATACGGAATCCGTTCTAATGCTATTGCTCCGGGTCCATTTCCAACGAAAGGTGCTTGGGACCGATTATTGCCGGGTGATCTTTCAGAAAAATTCGATATGGCCAAAAAAGTTCCCTTAAAAAGAGTTGGAGATCATCAGGAATTAGCCAATTTGGCTGCTTATTTAGTTTCTGATTTTTCAGCTTATGTAAATGGAGACGTTATTACAATTGATGGAGGTGAATGGCTGAAAGGTGCGGGACAATTCAATTTATTAGAAGCAATTCCAGAAGAACTTTGGGATCAGCTTGAAATGATGATAAAAGCAAAAAAGAACAAATAA
- a CDS encoding methionine aminotransferase: MSKLPNVTTSIFTVMSKMAIEYNAINLSQGFPNFPVDERLTDIVARLAKENVHQYTPMAGYPPLMNKIAKLTQSSYNRTINPDTDLLVTAGATQGIFTTILALVKENDEVIILDPSYDSYESPVLLCKAKPVRVALNDDYTPNWERIEKACSVKTRMMIINNPHNPTGKILTENDFVQLKKLLEKHPDIIILSDEVYEYITFEEKHISAHTKDFLLDRCVMVSSFGKSFHITGWKIGYTIAPEHLMKEIKKVHQFLVFSVNSISQFAISEYLDVVDVNLLGKFYQEKRDYFQKLLQNSRFELKPCEGTYFQVASYANISDQDDVSFCKNLIIDHGVAAIPISTFYSDHKDQKLIRFCFAKDNHTLESAAKKLCDI; the protein is encoded by the coding sequence ATGAGCAAACTCCCTAACGTAACCACAAGCATTTTTACGGTAATGTCAAAAATGGCAATCGAATACAATGCGATAAACCTTTCTCAGGGATTTCCAAATTTTCCAGTTGACGAAAGACTGACCGATATTGTCGCGAGATTAGCTAAAGAAAATGTTCACCAATATACACCAATGGCAGGTTATCCACCATTGATGAATAAAATTGCGAAATTAACTCAGAGTTCTTATAACAGAACAATCAATCCAGATACTGATCTTTTGGTTACGGCCGGAGCAACACAGGGAATTTTCACTACGATTTTAGCTTTAGTAAAAGAAAATGATGAAGTAATTATTCTCGATCCGAGTTATGATTCGTATGAATCTCCCGTTTTACTCTGCAAAGCAAAACCTGTTCGAGTAGCATTAAACGACGATTATACTCCAAATTGGGAAAGAATCGAAAAAGCATGTTCTGTGAAAACCAGAATGATGATTATCAACAATCCGCATAATCCAACTGGGAAAATTTTAACAGAGAATGATTTTGTTCAACTAAAAAAACTTCTTGAAAAACATCCAGATATCATCATTTTATCTGATGAAGTTTACGAATACATTACTTTCGAAGAGAAACATATTTCGGCACATACTAAAGATTTTCTTTTAGACCGTTGTGTGATGGTTTCTTCTTTTGGAAAATCATTTCATATTACAGGCTGGAAAATTGGTTATACCATTGCCCCTGAACATTTAATGAAAGAAATCAAAAAAGTGCATCAGTTTTTGGTTTTCAGCGTTAACAGTATTTCTCAATTTGCGATCAGCGAATATTTAGATGTTGTGGATGTAAATCTTCTTGGAAAATTCTATCAGGAAAAAAGAGATTATTTTCAAAAATTACTTCAAAACAGCCGTTTCGAATTAAAACCTTGTGAAGGAACTTATTTTCAGGTGGCTTCTTATGCCAACATTTCAGATCAAGACGATGTGAGTTTCTGTAAAAATCTCATCATCGATCATGGAGTAGCCGCAATACCAATTTCAACTTTTTATTCGGATCATAAGGACCAGAAATTAATACGTTTCTGCTTTGCAAAAGACAATCATACTTTAGAATCAGCCGCTAAAAAATTATGCGATATATAA
- a CDS encoding energy transducer TonB: MKRMSALLFLVLTQCISSTEKKASKDTDFSNSVSKIDTNADVTEIKIKEDTKVYNIDSIDVKPEFEKGIKKLHKFIRQNYRYPEEELQVKGIVDVNFIVEKDGYLSNIIVVKDADFGTGNEAIRILKKCPRWTPGTLNKKPVRVRYYLTIPINTNDEQTP; this comes from the coding sequence ATGAAAAGAATGTCGGCTCTGCTATTCCTTGTATTAACACAATGCATTTCTTCAACAGAAAAAAAAGCTTCAAAAGACACTGACTTTAGCAATTCTGTATCGAAAATAGATACAAATGCCGACGTTACTGAAATTAAAATAAAGGAAGACACCAAAGTATACAATATTGATTCAATAGATGTAAAACCCGAATTTGAAAAAGGAATTAAAAAGCTCCATAAATTCATTAGGCAAAATTATAGATATCCAGAAGAAGAACTTCAGGTAAAAGGAATCGTTGATGTAAATTTTATAGTTGAAAAGGATGGTTATTTAAGCAATATAATAGTTGTTAAAGATGCAGACTTTGGAACTGGAAACGAAGCAATTCGCATTCTCAAAAAATGCCCCAGATGGACACCTGGAACACTGAACAAAAAACCCGTAAGAGTTCGTTATTACTTAACGATTCCAATAAATACAAATGATGAGCAAACTCCCTAA
- a CDS encoding SAM-dependent methyltransferase, whose amino-acid sequence MKLFGKLYLIPTTMGESDPMDVLPQTVRRTIEVIDHYIVENDKTARKSIKAVYPEKKQSELVLFTLNKRTETSEHNDFIKPLLEGINMGLMSEAGCPGVADPGAAIVKLAHEKGIQVVPLVGPSSILLAMMASGMNGQSFTFNGYLPIDKDEKKSAIRHFERLSQDKNQSQLFIETPYRNNKLIEDLLQILNPSTHLCIAADITLPTEFIKTMKVSDWKKLKIDIDKRPAIFIIHKM is encoded by the coding sequence ATGAAACTTTTTGGCAAATTATATCTTATCCCAACTACAATGGGCGAAAGTGATCCAATGGATGTTTTACCTCAAACCGTTAGAAGAACGATAGAAGTTATCGACCATTATATTGTTGAAAATGATAAAACTGCCAGAAAATCTATAAAAGCAGTCTATCCAGAAAAAAAACAATCTGAATTAGTTCTTTTTACCTTAAATAAAAGAACAGAAACCAGCGAACACAATGATTTCATAAAACCTTTATTAGAGGGGATAAATATGGGATTAATGAGCGAAGCCGGCTGTCCGGGCGTTGCAGATCCAGGTGCAGCAATTGTAAAATTGGCTCACGAAAAAGGAATTCAAGTTGTGCCTTTAGTTGGTCCTTCTTCTATCCTACTGGCCATGATGGCTTCTGGAATGAACGGCCAAAGCTTTACCTTCAACGGATATTTACCAATCGATAAAGACGAGAAGAAATCGGCAATACGTCACTTCGAAAGATTATCTCAGGACAAAAATCAATCGCAATTATTCATTGAAACTCCATATAGAAACAACAAATTGATTGAAGATCTTTTACAGATTTTAAATCCGTCAACCCATCTTTGCATTGCTGCTGATATTACGCTTCCAACAGAATTCATTAAAACGATGAAAGTTTCGGATTGGAAAAAGTTAAAAATTGATATTGACAAACGTCCTGCAATTTTTATTATTCATAAAATGTAA
- a CDS encoding low molecular weight protein-tyrosine-phosphatase has translation MPIKILMVCLGNICRSPLAEGILASKLPQDKFVVDSAGTGSWHVGHCPDKRSIEVARKNGINISSQKGRQIQSSDFDKFDYIYVMDNSNFRDVIHLAKTPEHKNKVRLILNELFPDENVDVPDPYYGSANGFDNVYQMLDEVTDLIADQLLKKHS, from the coding sequence ATGCCTATAAAAATCTTAATGGTTTGTCTGGGGAATATCTGCAGGTCTCCTTTAGCAGAAGGGATTTTAGCCTCAAAATTACCTCAGGATAAATTCGTTGTAGATTCGGCTGGAACAGGTTCTTGGCATGTTGGTCATTGTCCGGATAAGCGCTCGATAGAAGTTGCCCGAAAAAACGGAATCAACATCAGCTCACAAAAAGGCAGACAAATCCAAAGTTCTGATTTTGACAAATTCGACTACATTTATGTAATGGACAATTCGAATTTTCGCGATGTTATTCATTTAGCCAAAACTCCAGAACATAAAAATAAAGTTCGTTTGATTCTAAACGAATTATTTCCAGATGAAAATGTTGACGTTCCAGATCCGTATTATGGTTCTGCAAACGGTTTTGACAATGTTTACCAAATGCTGGACGAAGTAACTGATCTAATTGCTGATCAGCTTCTGAAAAAACACTCCTAA
- the dnaA gene encoding chromosomal replication initiator protein DnaA: protein MTKTAQSVWENCLSFIKDNIQDQAYKTWFEPIKSVELTDNALYIQVPSKFFYEWLEEHYVKLLKVALTKELGKNAKLLYKIKMENTYGNKQPFTEQLPSSNRVPMKPQEVDAPFKNLNPELKNPFVIPGIRNLKIESQLNPNYSFDNFLEGDSNRLARSAGMAVANKPGGTSFNPLLIFGGVGLGKTHLAHAIGVEVKDKYPEKTVLYISAEIFTQQYIDSVKKNNRNDFIHFYQLIDVLIIDDVQFLSGKSGTQDVFFHIFNYLHQNGKQVILTSDKAPVDMQDIEQRLLSRFKWGLSAELHQPDYETRISILKNILYRDGVTMPEDILEYVARNIKSNVRELEGAIISLIAQSSFNKKEVTIELAKSVVEKFVKNVKREISIDYIQKIVSDYFQLDIETLQSKTRKRHVVQARQLAMFFAKKFTKASLANIGSQIGDRDHATVLHACKTVDNLVSTDKQFKKFVEDINKKLTL, encoded by the coding sequence ATGACTAAAACTGCTCAATCGGTATGGGAAAACTGTTTGTCTTTCATAAAGGACAATATTCAAGATCAAGCATACAAAACTTGGTTTGAACCAATCAAATCAGTTGAGCTAACCGATAACGCGTTATATATTCAAGTTCCAAGTAAATTTTTCTACGAGTGGCTAGAAGAACACTACGTAAAATTATTGAAAGTTGCGCTTACCAAAGAACTGGGAAAAAACGCAAAGTTACTCTATAAAATTAAAATGGAGAACACTTACGGAAACAAACAGCCATTTACCGAGCAGCTGCCAAGTTCCAACAGAGTTCCAATGAAACCGCAAGAGGTTGACGCTCCGTTTAAAAACTTAAATCCAGAGCTGAAAAATCCATTTGTAATTCCGGGAATCCGAAATTTAAAAATTGAATCTCAATTAAATCCTAATTATAGTTTTGATAATTTCCTTGAAGGAGACTCAAACCGTTTAGCTCGTTCTGCCGGTATGGCTGTTGCCAACAAACCGGGAGGAACTTCTTTTAATCCATTGCTGATTTTTGGAGGAGTTGGTTTAGGAAAAACACACTTAGCACACGCCATTGGGGTTGAAGTAAAAGATAAATATCCAGAAAAAACCGTTTTATATATTTCTGCTGAAATCTTTACACAACAATATATTGATTCTGTAAAAAAGAATAACCGTAACGACTTTATTCATTTTTACCAATTAATTGATGTTTTAATTATTGATGATGTTCAGTTTTTATCAGGAAAATCAGGAACACAGGACGTGTTTTTCCACATTTTCAATTACTTGCACCAAAACGGAAAACAGGTAATTTTAACATCTGACAAAGCGCCTGTTGACATGCAGGATATTGAACAGCGTTTATTATCTCGTTTCAAATGGGGATTGTCTGCAGAATTGCACCAGCCTGATTATGAAACCCGTATCTCAATCTTAAAAAACATTTTATATCGTGATGGTGTTACTATGCCGGAAGATATTTTAGAATATGTTGCCCGCAACATCAAATCGAATGTTAGAGAACTTGAAGGCGCTATCATTTCGTTAATTGCTCAATCTTCTTTCAATAAAAAAGAAGTGACGATCGAATTAGCAAAAAGCGTTGTTGAGAAATTCGTTAAAAATGTTAAGAGAGAAATCTCTATCGATTATATCCAAAAAATTGTTTCAGATTATTTCCAATTAGATATTGAAACACTTCAATCTAAAACGAGAAAGAGACATGTGGTACAAGCAAGACAATTAGCCATGTTCTTTGCCAAGAAATTCACTAAAGCTTCTTTGGCAAATATTGGTTCCCAAATTGGAGACCGTGACCACGCTACGGTATTACACGCTTGTAAAACGGTTGACAATTTAGTTTCTACAGACAAACAATTCAAAAAATTTGTCGAAGACATCAATAAAAAACTAACGCTTTAA
- a CDS encoding acyl-CoA thioesterase — MKKHQTQVRVRYSETDQMGVVYHGNYVPYFEIGRVEWLRNKGISYKSMEESGIGLPIVSMQINYKKSARYDELLTIHTTFKSQSSVKIEFDCEIYNEANELLTTAVFILVFISLKTGRPTAPPDYILELFKTLE, encoded by the coding sequence ATGAAAAAACATCAAACGCAAGTACGTGTCCGTTACTCCGAAACTGATCAAATGGGAGTGGTTTATCACGGAAATTATGTGCCGTATTTTGAGATTGGAAGAGTGGAATGGCTTAGAAATAAAGGGATTTCGTATAAAAGTATGGAAGAAAGCGGAATTGGACTTCCAATTGTTTCCATGCAGATCAACTATAAAAAATCAGCTCGATACGATGAACTTTTAACAATTCATACAACCTTCAAAAGTCAGTCATCTGTTAAGATTGAATTTGACTGCGAAATTTATAATGAGGCAAATGAGTTATTAACAACAGCAGTGTTTATTTTAGTATTTATTTCGTTAAAAACGGGTCGCCCAACAGCTCCGCCGGATTATATTTTAGAATTATTTAAAACACTCGAATAA
- a CDS encoding IMPACT family protein, with protein MEINDTYQTIAFESEEVLFKEKGSKFFGYAYPIESEEEVKPIIENLRKLHPHAVHYCYAYQLGTAPKISYRANDDGEPSNTAGAPIYGQIQSFGVTNVLVVVVRIFGGIKLGVGGLISAYRTTAQMTLEICEIIEKTIDVQFIISFDYKNMNKVMRVIKEKKLEITSQEMEMDENTGQPIGKIITKTRKKNAESIFDIFDLMFEIDIKII; from the coding sequence TTGGAAATTAACGATACGTATCAAACCATTGCTTTTGAATCTGAAGAAGTGCTTTTTAAAGAAAAAGGAAGCAAATTCTTTGGCTATGCTTATCCTATAGAAAGCGAGGAAGAAGTAAAACCTATTATTGAAAACTTAAGGAAACTTCATCCGCACGCTGTACACTATTGCTATGCGTATCAATTAGGAACTGCACCCAAAATTTCATATAGAGCAAATGATGATGGCGAACCAAGCAATACAGCTGGCGCACCTATTTACGGCCAGATACAATCTTTTGGAGTCACCAACGTTCTTGTAGTTGTAGTTCGTATTTTTGGCGGTATCAAATTAGGCGTTGGCGGTTTGATAAGTGCTTACAGAACAACAGCACAAATGACGCTGGAAATTTGTGAGATTATAGAAAAAACAATCGATGTTCAGTTTATAATTTCTTTTGATTATAAAAACATGAACAAAGTAATGCGGGTAATTAAAGAAAAGAAACTTGAGATTACTTCTCAGGAAATGGAAATGGATGAAAACACAGGTCAGCCAATTGGAAAAATAATTACAAAAACGCGTAAAAAAAATGCCGAATCTATATTCGACATTTTTGATTTAATGTTTGAAATCGATATTAAAATTATATAA
- a CDS encoding HAD family hydrolase produces MINTIIFDFGDIFINLNKQGTISGLQKLGMKEWNSEMDRLNLLFETGDVSYDDFIAGFQKELPNASIEEILEAWNAVLADFPSYRLDFLKELSKKYRLFLLSNTDSIHISTFEKRSGISFYTDFYNCFEKVYFSFNIGLRKPDPKIYQFLLNKHNLVPENTLFVDDKTENTDSAARLGINVWNLQVGKEDVIDLYKKNIL; encoded by the coding sequence ATGATTAATACTATAATTTTTGACTTTGGCGATATTTTTATCAATTTAAATAAACAAGGAACCATTTCGGGATTGCAGAAATTAGGTATGAAAGAATGGAATTCTGAAATGGATCGTTTGAATTTATTGTTTGAAACTGGAGATGTTTCATATGATGATTTTATAGCAGGATTTCAAAAAGAACTTCCTAATGCATCAATCGAAGAAATTCTCGAAGCTTGGAATGCTGTTTTAGCCGATTTTCCTTCGTACCGATTGGATTTCTTAAAAGAACTTTCAAAAAAATATCGTTTGTTTTTATTGAGCAACACGGATTCTATTCATATTTCAACTTTTGAAAAAAGAAGTGGTATTTCTTTTTACACGGATTTTTACAACTGCTTTGAAAAAGTGTATTTCTCATTTAACATCGGATTGAGAAAACCAGATCCTAAGATTTATCAGTTCTTGCTTAACAAGCATAATTTAGTTCCAGAAAATACTTTGTTTGTTGATGACAAAACAGAAAACACAGACAGTGCAGCGAGATTAGGTATAAATGTCTGGAATTTACAAGTTGGAAAAGAAGATGTAATTGATCTTTATAAAAAAAATATACTTTAA
- the ribD gene encoding bifunctional diaminohydroxyphosphoribosylaminopyrimidine deaminase/5-amino-6-(5-phosphoribosylamino)uracil reductase RibD codes for MNKHEKYIKRCIELAQNGFGTTYPNPMVGSVIVYEDKIIGEGWHKKAGEPHAEVNAVRSVKNKSLLKKATIYVSLEPCSHFGKTPPCCDLIIANEIPNVVVGTVDPNEKVAGRGIKKLIEAGAHVTVGILEDECNELNKRFFTFHQKKRPYIILKWAESQDGFLAPEKVTDQERKPIWITNPYSRQLVHKWRSEEQAILVGTQTVIDDNPKLNTRDWSGNNPVRVVLDQHNRVSKDSFVFDESVKTIVFSNADDIHSTENTIFEKIDFNKNMISQLLEVLYNHQIQSVIIEGGRQTLQSFIDQDIWDEARVFIGTTSFENGVKAPVILKKNITKTNILTDELLYIRNHD; via the coding sequence GTGAATAAACATGAAAAATATATCAAACGATGCATTGAACTTGCCCAAAATGGTTTTGGAACTACCTATCCAAACCCAATGGTGGGGAGCGTAATCGTTTATGAAGACAAAATTATCGGCGAAGGCTGGCACAAAAAAGCTGGAGAACCTCATGCCGAAGTAAATGCGGTTCGTTCTGTAAAAAATAAATCACTGCTAAAAAAAGCAACTATATATGTTAGCTTAGAACCTTGCAGCCATTTTGGAAAAACACCACCTTGCTGTGATTTAATTATTGCTAATGAAATTCCGAATGTCGTCGTTGGAACTGTCGATCCAAATGAAAAAGTAGCTGGAAGAGGAATTAAAAAATTAATAGAAGCTGGAGCGCACGTTACTGTCGGTATTTTAGAAGATGAATGCAACGAGCTGAATAAGCGCTTTTTTACTTTTCACCAAAAAAAGAGACCTTACATTATTTTGAAATGGGCCGAAAGTCAAGATGGTTTTCTAGCTCCAGAAAAAGTTACAGATCAAGAACGTAAACCAATTTGGATCACCAATCCATATTCCAGACAATTGGTTCATAAATGGCGAAGTGAAGAACAAGCTATTTTAGTAGGAACACAAACTGTAATTGACGATAATCCGAAATTAAATACCCGAGATTGGTCAGGGAACAATCCTGTTCGTGTAGTATTGGATCAGCACAACCGAGTTTCAAAAGATAGTTTTGTTTTTGATGAAAGCGTAAAAACAATTGTATTTTCGAATGCAGATGATATACATTCAACAGAAAATACGATTTTTGAAAAGATTGATTTTAATAAAAATATGATTTCGCAGCTTTTAGAGGTTTTGTACAATCACCAAATACAATCTGTTATTATTGAAGGCGGCAGACAAACGCTTCAATCTTTTATAGATCAAGATATTTGGGACGAAGCGAGAGTTTTTATTGGAACAACTTCTTTTGAAAATGGCGTAAAAGCTCCTGTTATTCTAAAGAAAAACATCACCAAAACAAATATTCTAACCGACGAATTACTTTATATAAGAAACCATGATTAA
- a CDS encoding GNAT family N-acetyltransferase encodes MKNWVIREIKKEDNQAVAQLIRSVFDEMEIPKVGTAYEDPYLDLMFEEYSKPKSVYYVVESDGEVLGCAGIAPLENGDPKICELQKMYFLPKVRGLGIGSKMMEKCLEQARSFGFEKCYIETMPFMHSAQKLYRKSGFEYLDAPMGCTGHNSCPVWMLKDLQNDL; translated from the coding sequence ATGAAAAACTGGGTTATCAGGGAGATTAAAAAAGAAGACAATCAGGCAGTAGCACAATTAATACGGTCTGTTTTTGATGAAATGGAAATTCCAAAAGTGGGAACGGCTTACGAAGATCCGTATTTAGATTTAATGTTTGAGGAATATAGTAAGCCTAAATCTGTTTATTACGTTGTTGAAAGTGATGGTGAAGTTTTAGGATGTGCGGGGATTGCTCCTTTAGAAAATGGTGATCCAAAGATTTGTGAACTGCAGAAGATGTACTTTCTTCCCAAAGTCCGCGGTTTAGGAATTGGCAGTAAAATGATGGAGAAATGTTTGGAGCAGGCGAGAAGTTTTGGTTTTGAAAAATGTTATATAGAAACAATGCCGTTTATGCATTCGGCACAAAAATTATATAGAAAATCAGGTTTCGAATATTTAGATGCTCCAATGGGTTGTACCGGGCATAATTCCTGCCCCGTGTGGATGTTGAAAGATTTGCAAAACGACTTGTAA
- the prmC gene encoding peptide chain release factor N(5)-glutamine methyltransferase: MKIKQYRTQFIKELSPFYDAYEAESFFYLILEDKHKLRQIDLALNHELSFIEEDFVVWDSLLKQLKKEVPIQYLLGKTSFYGLDFEVNEHVLIPRPETEELVEWIISENAVLDKDKKLKILDIGTGSGCIAISLAKNLPNADVYAIDVSKKAIETAKRNAIRNDVNVTFIFQDILQAEELKCKYDVIVSNPPYVRNLEKEEIKKNVLDYEPHLALFVDDNDALVFYRKIASLAHNNLLPEGQLYFEINQYLGKEMIELLGQMDFINIDLRKDIYDNDRMIKVNI, from the coding sequence ATGAAAATCAAACAATATCGTACACAATTTATTAAAGAATTATCTCCTTTTTACGATGCGTACGAAGCAGAAAGTTTTTTCTATTTAATTTTAGAAGACAAGCACAAGCTGCGTCAGATAGATTTAGCTTTAAATCATGAATTATCTTTTATAGAAGAAGATTTTGTTGTTTGGGATTCGCTTTTAAAACAATTAAAAAAAGAAGTTCCTATTCAGTATTTGTTAGGGAAGACCAGCTTTTATGGTTTAGATTTTGAAGTCAACGAACATGTCTTGATACCGAGACCTGAAACAGAAGAACTGGTAGAATGGATTATCAGCGAAAATGCTGTTCTCGATAAAGATAAGAAATTAAAGATTCTGGATATCGGAACCGGAAGTGGCTGTATTGCTATTTCTCTTGCCAAAAACCTTCCAAATGCAGATGTTTATGCCATTGACGTTTCTAAAAAAGCCATTGAAACAGCCAAGCGAAATGCTATTCGAAATGATGTGAATGTGACTTTTATATTTCAGGATATTTTACAGGCCGAAGAGTTGAAATGTAAATATGATGTCATTGTTTCTAATCCGCCTTATGTACGAAATTTAGAAAAAGAAGAAATCAAAAAGAACGTTTTGGATTACGAACCGCATTTAGCTCTTTTTGTAGATGATAATGATGCGCTAGTTTTTTACAGAAAAATAGCTTCTCTAGCTCATAATAATCTTTTGCCGGAAGGACAACTATATTTTGAAATTAACCAATATCTTGGAAAAGAAATGATCGAATTATTAGGTCAAATGGACTTTATCAATATCGATCTTAGAAAAGATATTTACGACAACGATAGGATGATAAAAGTTAATATTTAG